A DNA window from Pseudomonas tohonis contains the following coding sequences:
- a CDS encoding (2Fe-2S) ferredoxin domain-containing protein yields MTPTAYARVLFAGPDLGEGAFAELFRRQLAALRGEAALADIVDTGAGFDALTRALQASPRPLLVIDLDPHSGPQHLDWLRGELGRLDAPGGLFVASLLGQYDSDPAGAACALVERPELHLACIGVPELPASHAWSCIPPHARRLLLCNGPRCTRRGALPLWKKLRETLKAAGKLECEGGVHITRTQCQFPCDLGPTASLYPEGEWYRIRDEAEVLRWVQERIVEERAVPEMLTSPGSQ; encoded by the coding sequence ATGACCCCCACTGCCTATGCCCGCGTCCTGTTCGCCGGGCCCGACCTCGGCGAAGGCGCCTTCGCCGAGCTGTTCCGCCGCCAGCTGGCCGCCCTGCGCGGTGAAGCGGCGCTCGCCGATATCGTCGACACCGGCGCCGGCTTCGATGCGCTGACACGCGCCTTGCAGGCCAGCCCGCGCCCGCTGCTGGTGATCGACCTCGACCCGCACTCGGGCCCGCAGCACCTCGACTGGCTGCGCGGCGAGCTGGGCCGCCTCGACGCGCCCGGGGGACTCTTCGTCGCCAGCCTGCTGGGCCAGTACGACAGCGACCCGGCCGGCGCCGCCTGTGCCCTCGTCGAGCGTCCCGAGCTGCATCTCGCCTGCATCGGCGTGCCGGAACTGCCGGCCAGCCACGCCTGGTCCTGCATCCCGCCCCATGCCCGCCGCCTGCTGCTGTGCAACGGCCCACGCTGCACCCGCCGTGGTGCGTTGCCGCTGTGGAAGAAACTGCGGGAAACCCTCAAGGCCGCCGGCAAGCTGGAGTGCGAGGGCGGCGTGCACATCACCCGCACCCAGTGCCAGTTCCCCTGCGACCTCGGCCCCACCGCCAGCCTCTACCCGGAAGGCGAGTGGTACCGCATCCGCGACGAGGCGGAGGTGCTGCGCTGGGTGCAGGAGCGGATAGTCGAGGAGCGGGCGGTGCCGGAGATGCTGACCAGCCCGGGCTCGCAGTGA
- the cobG gene encoding precorrin-3B synthase, translating into MTTVNHAPSSAPSVRPSACPGLLRIVPAKDGGICRIKLPCGRLQAGAAEALALAAHGYSGGVLEATNRANLQIRGVHPGREQALIAELLAIGLGAATPGADDVRNLMVSPAAGLDPSALQDVRPLATRLLALLEDNPRFHALSPKFALLLDGGEGLAMLDHPNDIWLAAMEPGKDGLFAFGLAGCPPREASDPPALAAVPGARVPALVEALLELFLERAAPQQARMRDLLGSLGADQLLAELRQRLPFPLLDAGGWRRAATDLRPIGVLPQAQAGLWLVGALPPLGRLQAGQLLALAELARRHGDGSLHVTPWQSVLLPNVPERETAPLLAGLAALGLCTEADAPLARLQACTGSAGCAKGLADTKADALTLAATLPDGARVHLCGCPRSCAAAHVAPLTLLATGDGHYDLYRRDDGAGGFGRPLARDLDIHAAAAWLAAAPDSWSSTE; encoded by the coding sequence GTGACCACGGTGAACCACGCTCCCTCCAGCGCTCCATCCGTCCGCCCCTCGGCCTGCCCGGGGCTGCTGCGCATCGTCCCGGCGAAGGACGGCGGCATCTGCCGCATCAAGCTGCCCTGCGGCCGCCTGCAAGCCGGTGCCGCCGAGGCCCTGGCGCTGGCCGCCCACGGGTATTCCGGCGGCGTGCTGGAGGCCACCAACCGCGCCAACCTGCAGATCCGTGGCGTGCATCCGGGCCGCGAACAGGCGCTGATCGCCGAGCTGCTGGCCATCGGCCTGGGCGCCGCGACGCCGGGTGCGGACGATGTGCGCAACCTGATGGTCAGCCCCGCCGCCGGGCTCGACCCGAGCGCGCTGCAGGACGTCCGTCCGCTGGCCACGCGCCTGCTGGCCCTGCTGGAGGACAACCCGCGCTTCCACGCGCTCTCGCCCAAGTTCGCCCTGCTGCTGGACGGCGGCGAGGGCCTGGCGATGCTCGACCACCCCAACGACATCTGGCTGGCCGCCATGGAGCCCGGCAAGGACGGCCTGTTCGCCTTTGGCCTGGCCGGCTGTCCGCCCCGGGAGGCCAGCGACCCGCCCGCCCTGGCGGCGGTGCCCGGCGCCCGGGTGCCGGCCCTGGTGGAAGCGCTGCTCGAGCTCTTCCTCGAACGGGCCGCGCCGCAGCAGGCGCGCATGCGCGACCTGCTCGGCAGCCTCGGCGCCGATCAGCTGCTGGCCGAGCTGCGCCAGCGCCTGCCCTTCCCCCTGCTGGACGCCGGTGGCTGGCGCCGCGCCGCCACCGACCTGCGCCCCATCGGCGTGCTGCCGCAGGCGCAGGCCGGGCTGTGGCTGGTCGGCGCACTCCCGCCCCTGGGGCGCCTGCAGGCGGGCCAGTTGCTGGCCCTCGCCGAACTGGCCCGGCGCCACGGCGACGGCAGCCTGCACGTGACGCCCTGGCAATCCGTGCTGCTGCCCAACGTGCCGGAACGGGAAACCGCCCCGCTGCTGGCCGGGCTCGCCGCCCTGGGCCTGTGCACCGAGGCCGACGCGCCACTGGCGCGCCTCCAGGCCTGCACCGGGTCGGCCGGCTGCGCCAAGGGCCTGGCCGACACCAAGGCCGACGCCCTGACCCTCGCCGCCACACTGCCCGACGGCGCGCGGGTGCACCTGTGCGGCTGCCCGCGCTCCTGCGCCGCCGCCCATGTGGCGCCGCTGACCCTGCTGGCCACGGGCGACGGCCACTACGACCTCTATCGACGCGACGACGGCGCCGGTGGCTTCGGCCGCCCGCTGGCGCGCGACCTGGACATACACGCGGCGGCCGCCTGGCTGGCCGCCGCGCCTGACAGCTGGAGCTCCACCGAATGA
- a CDS encoding 3-deoxy-7-phosphoheptulonate synthase has translation MNSVSVSPIAAQPLHALPLESLASPSRSTQPLPTPAELRQRLPLHDALARQVRAQRDAVRAVLDGDDPRLLVVVGPCSIHDPESALDYARRLAALAPQVSDQLLLVMRAYVEKPRTTVGWKGLVYDPHLDGSGDMAAGLALSRRLMLQMIELGLPVATELLQPLAAGYFDDLLGWAAIGARTSESQVHRELVSGLDLPVGFKNGTDGSLGIATDAMRSAAHAHQHFGIDDLGRPALVQTAGNADTHLVLRGGHEGPNHDAASVAAARAGLEKLGIAPRIMVDCSHANSGKDPLRQPAVLAEVIDQRLAGQDALRGVMIESHLFDGAQSLSCELRYGVSITDGCLGWDGTERILREAAARLRG, from the coding sequence ATGAATTCCGTTTCCGTATCGCCCATCGCCGCCCAGCCCCTCCATGCCCTGCCGCTGGAGTCCCTGGCGTCCCCCTCGCGCAGCACCCAGCCGCTGCCCACCCCCGCCGAACTGCGCCAGCGCCTGCCGCTGCACGACGCCCTGGCCCGCCAGGTCCGCGCCCAGCGCGATGCCGTGCGCGCGGTGCTCGATGGCGACGACCCGCGCCTGCTGGTGGTGGTCGGCCCCTGTTCCATCCACGACCCCGAATCCGCCCTGGACTACGCCCGCCGCCTCGCCGCGCTGGCGCCGCAGGTGAGCGACCAGCTGCTGCTGGTAATGCGCGCCTACGTCGAGAAGCCGCGCACCACGGTGGGCTGGAAAGGGCTGGTCTACGACCCGCACCTGGATGGCAGCGGCGACATGGCGGCCGGCCTGGCGCTCAGCCGCCGGCTGATGCTGCAGATGATCGAGCTGGGCCTGCCGGTGGCCACCGAGCTGCTGCAACCCCTGGCCGCCGGCTACTTCGACGACCTGCTGGGCTGGGCCGCCATCGGTGCGCGCACCAGCGAATCGCAGGTGCACCGCGAGTTGGTCAGCGGCCTCGACCTGCCGGTGGGCTTCAAGAACGGCACCGACGGCAGCCTCGGCATCGCTACCGACGCGATGCGCTCGGCGGCCCACGCGCACCAGCATTTCGGCATCGACGACCTGGGCCGCCCGGCGCTGGTGCAGACCGCCGGCAACGCCGATACGCACCTGGTGCTGCGCGGCGGCCACGAGGGCCCGAACCATGACGCGGCCAGCGTCGCGGCCGCCCGTGCGGGGCTGGAGAAGCTCGGCATCGCGCCGCGCATCATGGTCGACTGCAGCCACGCCAACAGCGGCAAGGACCCGTTGCGCCAGCCGGCGGTGCTGGCGGAGGTGATCGACCAGCGCCTGGCCGGCCAGGACGCCCTGCGCGGCGTGATGATCGAGAGCCACCTGTTCGACGGTGCCCAGTCGCTGTCGTGCGAGCTGCGCTACGGGGTGTCCATCACCGACGGTTGCCTGGGCTGGGACGGCACGGAGCGCATCCTGCGGGAGGCGGCGGCGCGGTTGCGCGGCTGA
- a CDS encoding vWA domain-containing protein, which yields MGADARPGPGELANGRSGPNRSGRHGAIQWLPTLLRGRPRKARDLVRRPRSQQHDPLWLVLVDASASTRRHGALSRAKGLLAGLFEAAYRQRARLAVLHATGREPRWLWQGSKASASLQQWLDGLGAGGGTPLVEALHQARDWLQRRQRQKPSERQRVLILTDGRLKDWPALEPLGCDTLLVDIEGGPIRLGRARQLAEELDAEYRALSD from the coding sequence ATGGGCGCGGATGCCAGACCAGGCCCGGGAGAACTCGCCAACGGTCGCAGCGGCCCGAACCGCAGCGGCCGGCACGGCGCCATCCAGTGGCTCCCCACCCTGCTGCGCGGCCGCCCGCGCAAGGCCAGGGACCTGGTGCGCCGCCCCCGCAGCCAGCAACACGACCCGCTCTGGCTGGTGCTGGTGGATGCCTCCGCGTCCACCCGCCGCCATGGCGCCCTGTCCCGCGCCAAGGGCCTGCTGGCCGGGCTGTTCGAGGCCGCCTACCGCCAGCGCGCGCGCCTCGCCGTGCTCCACGCCACCGGCCGCGAACCCCGCTGGCTGTGGCAGGGCAGCAAGGCCTCGGCGTCGCTGCAGCAATGGCTCGATGGCCTCGGCGCCGGCGGCGGCACCCCGCTGGTCGAAGCCCTGCACCAGGCCCGTGACTGGTTGCAACGGCGCCAGCGGCAGAAGCCCTCGGAACGCCAACGCGTGCTGATCCTCACCGACGGCCGTCTCAAGGACTGGCCCGCCCTGGAGCCACTGGGTTGCGACACGCTGCTGGTGGACATCGAAGGCGGCCCCATCCGCCTCGGCCGCGCCCGCCAATTGGCAGAGGAACTGGATGCGGAATACCGGGCGCTGTCGGACTGA
- the cbiE gene encoding precorrin-6y C5,15-methyltransferase (decarboxylating) subunit CbiE, with amino-acid sequence MQPWLTLVGIGEDGYAGLGKAARHALLAAEEVVGAPRQLELLPRCIRARRSAWPSPFTLEPLLQRRGAPVCVLASGDPMLFGVGASLARQLPAEELRVLPAPSSASLAAARLGWPLQDATLVSLVARPLAALNLHLHDGARLLVLSNDGDSPAAIAALLAERGFGPSAMTVLEHLGGPAERRIDGVAGDWSATRVAALNLVAIDCRAGEQARHLPLTCGLPDDAYRHDGQLTKRDVRAITLARLAPRPGQLLWDVGAGSGSIGIEWMRAHPGCRAIAVEADEGRQGHIRHNRDALGVPGLQLVAGQAPAALDGLPAPDAVFIGGGVTEPGVLEQCWGRLKPGGRLVANAVTLQSEAVLVAFRDAHGGELTRIAIAQAQPLGGFDTWRSALPITLLEVVKHA; translated from the coding sequence ATGCAGCCCTGGCTGACGCTGGTGGGGATAGGCGAGGACGGCTACGCCGGCCTGGGCAAGGCCGCGCGCCATGCCCTGCTGGCCGCCGAGGAGGTGGTGGGCGCGCCGCGCCAGCTGGAATTGCTGCCCCGCTGCATCCGCGCCCGGCGCAGCGCCTGGCCCAGCCCCTTCACCCTGGAGCCGTTGCTGCAGCGTCGTGGCGCGCCGGTGTGCGTGCTGGCCAGCGGCGACCCGATGCTGTTCGGCGTGGGGGCCAGCCTTGCACGGCAGCTGCCCGCCGAGGAGCTGCGCGTACTGCCGGCCCCCTCGTCCGCCTCCCTCGCCGCCGCGCGCCTGGGCTGGCCGTTGCAGGACGCCACGCTGGTCTCCCTGGTGGCGCGTCCGTTGGCGGCGCTCAACCTGCATCTGCATGACGGCGCCCGCCTGCTGGTGCTGAGCAATGACGGCGACAGCCCTGCCGCCATCGCCGCGCTGCTGGCCGAGAGGGGCTTCGGGCCCAGCGCCATGACCGTGCTGGAACACCTGGGCGGCCCGGCCGAACGGCGCATCGACGGCGTCGCCGGCGACTGGTCCGCCACCCGGGTCGCGGCCCTCAACCTGGTCGCCATCGACTGCCGTGCCGGCGAGCAGGCCCGCCACCTGCCGCTGACCTGCGGCCTGCCGGACGACGCCTACCGCCACGACGGCCAACTGACCAAGCGCGACGTGCGCGCCATCACCCTCGCGCGCCTGGCGCCGCGACCGGGGCAACTGCTCTGGGACGTGGGTGCCGGCAGCGGCTCCATCGGCATCGAGTGGATGCGTGCCCACCCGGGCTGCCGTGCCATCGCCGTCGAGGCCGACGAAGGCCGCCAGGGGCATATCCGCCACAACCGCGACGCCCTCGGCGTGCCCGGCCTGCAACTGGTGGCCGGCCAGGCCCCCGCCGCACTCGATGGCCTGCCCGCGCCCGATGCGGTGTTCATCGGCGGCGGCGTCACCGAGCCCGGCGTGCTGGAGCAGTGCTGGGGCCGGCTCAAGCCCGGCGGCCGCCTGGTGGCCAACGCCGTGACCCTGCAGAGCGAGGCGGTGCTGGTGGCCTTCCGCGACGCCCATGGCGGCGAGCTGACCCGCATCGCCATCGCCCAGGCCCAGCCCCTGGGTGGCTTCGACACCTGGCGCTCGGCATTGCCCATCACCCTCCTCGAGGTGGTGAAGCATGCGTAG
- a CDS encoding cobalt-precorrin-6A reductase, with translation MTRILLLGGVTEALALARRLGPEHVYSLAGLGKVPADLDCQVRVGGYGGAEGLARYIDEAGIGLLLDATHPYAAQISHNAARAAGLAGIPCWALRRPGWCPGPGDDWREVAGWAELVEALDAFRRPFFTLGREPLEHLGEIPAHQHWTVRCLQGHAPGERFEVIGSRGPFDLDEERALFDRLGTDVLVSKNSGSQSTEPKLQVARERGLPVLVLKRPELPPVTREFDSVDGLWQALAPQLETP, from the coding sequence ATGACGCGCATCCTCCTGCTGGGCGGCGTCACCGAGGCCCTGGCCCTGGCCCGGCGCCTCGGCCCCGAGCACGTCTACAGCCTCGCCGGCCTCGGCAAGGTGCCGGCCGACCTCGACTGCCAGGTACGCGTCGGCGGCTACGGCGGTGCCGAAGGGCTGGCGCGCTACATCGACGAAGCCGGTATCGGCCTGCTGCTCGACGCCACCCACCCCTATGCCGCGCAAATCAGCCACAACGCCGCCCGCGCTGCCGGGCTCGCCGGCATTCCCTGCTGGGCCCTGCGTCGCCCCGGCTGGTGCCCCGGCCCCGGTGACGACTGGCGCGAAGTCGCCGGCTGGGCCGAGCTGGTCGAGGCCCTGGACGCCTTCCGGCGGCCCTTCTTCACCCTGGGTCGCGAACCCCTGGAGCACCTCGGCGAGATTCCTGCCCACCAGCACTGGACCGTGCGCTGCCTGCAGGGGCACGCACCGGGCGAGCGTTTCGAGGTCATCGGCTCGCGCGGGCCTTTCGACCTGGACGAGGAGCGTGCGCTGTTCGATCGCCTCGGCACCGATGTGCTGGTCAGCAAGAACAGCGGCAGCCAGTCCACCGAGCCCAAGCTGCAGGTCGCCCGCGAACGCGGCCTGCCGGTGCTGGTCCTCAAGCGCCCCGAACTGCCTCCTGTCACCCGCGAATTCGACTCGGTGGACGGCCTCTGGCAGGCCCTCGCCCCTCAACTGGAAACACCATGA
- a CDS encoding MFS transporter, whose translation MNQAVPCADSPATRLATRLAFFVSGFGMACWAPLVPYAKARLGIEEAVLGLLLLCLGAGSMLAMPLAGGLAGRIGSRPVILAGGIGLCCAMPLLAVADSGPLLAFALALFGASLGAMDVAMSVHAVEVTRDAPVPLMSGFHGMFSVGGFAGSLGMTALLAAGLAPLPAILVAVAIVVLGLVLAAPRLLRTRSGGGGAFFVLPRGIVLLLGTLAFAMFLAEGAMLDWGAILLVEERGFDPARAGLGYALFSLAMLVGRLSGDKVIARLGERRILVGGGLLATAGFALLLLAPHPLLALPGFPLVGLGAANVVPVLFTAAGRQTAMPANLAVAALTTIGYAGMLAGPALVGFVAQGLGLVTAFMILGALMLSAPLTARRFAQ comes from the coding sequence ATGAACCAAGCCGTACCCTGCGCCGACAGCCCAGCCACCCGCCTCGCCACGCGCCTGGCGTTCTTCGTTTCCGGTTTCGGGATGGCCTGCTGGGCGCCGCTGGTGCCTTACGCCAAGGCTCGCCTGGGCATCGAGGAGGCGGTACTGGGCCTGTTGCTGCTGTGCCTGGGCGCGGGGTCGATGCTGGCGATGCCGCTGGCCGGCGGGCTGGCGGGCCGGATCGGCAGCCGTCCGGTGATCCTGGCCGGCGGCATCGGCCTGTGCTGTGCCATGCCGCTGCTGGCGGTGGCCGATTCGGGCCCGCTGCTGGCGTTCGCCCTGGCCTTGTTCGGCGCCTCCCTTGGCGCCATGGACGTGGCGATGAGCGTGCACGCCGTGGAGGTGACGCGTGACGCACCGGTGCCGCTGATGTCCGGCTTCCACGGCATGTTCAGCGTCGGTGGCTTCGCCGGTTCCCTGGGCATGACCGCCCTGCTGGCGGCCGGCCTCGCGCCCCTGCCGGCGATCCTGGTGGCCGTGGCGATCGTCGTGCTCGGCCTGGTACTCGCGGCGCCCCGCCTGCTGCGTACTCGCTCCGGGGGTGGTGGCGCGTTCTTCGTGCTGCCCCGGGGCATCGTCCTGCTGCTCGGGACGCTGGCGTTCGCGATGTTCCTCGCCGAAGGCGCGATGCTCGATTGGGGCGCCATCCTGCTGGTGGAGGAACGCGGCTTCGACCCGGCGCGCGCCGGTCTCGGCTATGCGCTGTTCTCCCTGGCGATGCTGGTGGGCCGCCTGAGCGGCGACAAGGTGATCGCCCGCCTGGGCGAGCGGCGCATCCTGGTGGGCGGCGGCCTCCTGGCCACCGCAGGCTTCGCGCTTCTGCTGCTGGCCCCCCACCCGCTGCTGGCCCTGCCGGGCTTCCCGCTGGTGGGGCTGGGTGCGGCCAATGTCGTGCCGGTGCTGTTCACCGCCGCCGGCCGGCAGACGGCCATGCCGGCCAATCTCGCCGTCGCCGCCCTGACCACCATCGGCTACGCCGGCATGCTCGCCGGGCCAGCACTGGTGGGCTTCGTCGCCCAGGGTCTGGGCCTGGTCACGGCCTTCATGATCCTCGGGGCGCTGATGCTCTCGGCACCGCTGACGGCGAGGCGTTTCGCGCAGTGA
- a CDS encoding ATP-binding protein: MSELPHFPLSAVVAADELKLALYLAAIDPAIGGVLIEGPRGMAKSTLARGIADLLPQGLFVTLPLGASEERIVGTLDLDAALGEGRAQFSPGVLAKAHGGVLYVDEVNLLPDHLVDLLLDVAASGVNLVERDGLSHRHAARFVLIGTMNPEEGELRPQLLDRFGLKVSLGGQPQPAERAEILRRRLAFDADPQGFVAQWSGEQQALARRCQDARERLAVIPLDDGALDEIARRCFAAGVDGLRADLVWLRAARAHAAWRGATAIARADIDAVEHFALAHRRTRAPSSAQPPQAPRGAAQPQASAGEGQWGELPAQPVPTDSRRELPGWPKKP; encoded by the coding sequence ATGTCCGAGCTTCCCCACTTCCCCTTGAGCGCCGTGGTCGCCGCCGACGAGCTGAAGCTCGCGCTGTACCTGGCCGCCATCGATCCCGCCATCGGCGGCGTGCTGATCGAAGGCCCGCGCGGCATGGCCAAGTCCACCCTGGCCCGGGGCATCGCCGACCTGCTGCCGCAAGGCCTCTTCGTCACCCTGCCGCTAGGTGCCAGCGAGGAGCGCATCGTCGGCACCCTCGACCTGGATGCCGCCCTGGGCGAGGGCCGTGCGCAGTTCTCCCCCGGCGTACTGGCCAAGGCCCACGGCGGCGTGCTCTACGTCGACGAGGTGAACCTGCTGCCGGACCACCTGGTGGATCTGCTGCTGGACGTCGCCGCCAGCGGGGTCAACCTGGTGGAGCGCGACGGCCTGTCCCACCGCCACGCCGCCCGCTTCGTACTGATCGGCACCATGAACCCCGAGGAAGGCGAGCTGCGCCCGCAACTGCTGGACCGCTTCGGCCTCAAGGTCAGCCTTGGCGGCCAGCCGCAACCGGCCGAACGCGCCGAGATCCTGCGTCGCCGCCTGGCCTTCGACGCCGACCCGCAGGGCTTCGTCGCCCAGTGGAGCGGCGAGCAGCAGGCCCTCGCCCGTCGTTGCCAGGACGCCCGCGAACGCCTCGCCGTCATTCCCCTCGATGACGGCGCCCTGGACGAGATCGCCCGGCGCTGCTTCGCCGCCGGTGTCGACGGCCTGCGCGCCGACCTGGTGTGGCTGCGCGCGGCTCGCGCCCATGCCGCCTGGCGTGGCGCGACAGCCATCGCGCGCGCCGATATCGATGCCGTCGAACACTTCGCCCTGGCCCATCGTCGAACCCGGGCGCCCTCCTCCGCCCAGCCGCCACAGGCGCCCCGCGGCGCTGCGCAACCCCAGGCATCCGCAGGCGAAGGCCAGTGGGGCGAGCTGCCTGCCCAGCCGGTGCCCACCGACTCCCGACGCGAGTTGCCGGGCTGGCCAAAAAAGCCCTGA
- a CDS encoding cobalt-precorrin-5B (C(1))-methyltransferase, protein MRDETPEQPAPLRSGYTTGSCATATSLAAARLLLAGVASDAVEIVLPKGQQVLMRLEFCRSIDGGAEAGTLKDAGDDPDVTHGALIYAQVRLADEPGVRFHAGPGVGTVTRPGLTLAVGEPAINPVPRQMMTEHLTQLALEHGHPGGFEVTVCVQGGAELALKTMNPRLGILGGLSILGTTGIVRPFSCAAYIASIHQGIDVARANGFTHLAACTGNASEDAMRRRYGFEDTALIEMGDFAGAVLKHLRKAPVEKLSLCGGFGKISKLAAGHMDLHSRSSSIDLPLLAEWAAGLGADADLQDAMRGANTSQQALALAHAAGVPLGDAVCARALAFARRTVPASVALEVFAIDRQGNLVGQALERP, encoded by the coding sequence ATGCGTGACGAAACCCCCGAGCAACCCGCGCCCCTGCGCAGCGGCTACACCACCGGCAGCTGCGCCACCGCCACCAGCCTGGCAGCGGCGCGCCTGCTGCTGGCCGGGGTGGCGAGCGACGCGGTGGAGATCGTCCTGCCCAAGGGCCAGCAGGTGCTGATGCGCCTGGAGTTCTGCCGCTCGATCGACGGCGGTGCCGAGGCCGGCACGCTCAAGGATGCCGGCGACGACCCGGACGTGACCCACGGTGCGCTGATCTACGCCCAGGTGCGCCTGGCCGACGAGCCCGGGGTGCGCTTCCACGCCGGCCCCGGCGTCGGCACCGTGACCAGGCCGGGCCTGACCCTGGCGGTGGGCGAACCGGCGATCAACCCGGTGCCGCGGCAGATGATGACCGAGCACCTCACCCAACTCGCGCTGGAGCACGGCCACCCCGGTGGCTTCGAAGTCACCGTCTGTGTGCAGGGCGGCGCCGAGCTGGCGCTGAAGACCATGAACCCGCGCCTGGGCATCCTCGGTGGCCTGTCGATCCTCGGCACCACGGGTATCGTCCGGCCCTTCTCCTGCGCGGCCTACATCGCCTCCATCCACCAGGGCATCGACGTCGCCCGCGCCAACGGCTTCACCCACCTGGCCGCCTGCACCGGCAATGCCAGCGAGGACGCCATGCGCCGGCGCTATGGCTTCGAAGACACCGCCCTGATCGAGATGGGCGACTTCGCCGGTGCCGTGCTCAAGCACCTGCGCAAGGCGCCGGTGGAAAAACTCAGCCTGTGCGGCGGCTTCGGCAAGATCAGCAAGCTGGCCGCCGGGCACATGGACCTGCACAGCCGCAGCTCCAGCATCGACCTGCCCCTGCTCGCCGAATGGGCCGCCGGCCTGGGCGCCGATGCCGACCTGCAGGACGCCATGCGCGGCGCCAACACCAGCCAGCAGGCGCTGGCGCTGGCCCATGCCGCCGGGGTGCCCCTGGGCGATGCGGTCTGCGCCCGCGCCCTGGCCTTCGCCCGCCGCACCGTGCCGGCCAGCGTGGCCCTGGAAGTCTTCGCCATCGATCGCCAGGGCAACCTGGTCGGCCAGGCGCTGGAGCGACCATGA